Proteins encoded by one window of Chaetodon trifascialis isolate fChaTrf1 chromosome 15, fChaTrf1.hap1, whole genome shotgun sequence:
- the tspan34b gene encoding tetraspanin 35 codes for MGCFGFLKVMMFVFNGIIFLAGAAILGVGIWVKVDSGSILSLLGKIENAPAELSQVLNVGYLLIALGALLLVIGFLGCCGAVRESKCMLLMFFIIVLLVFIAEVAGAVVILVFRPLADELFTKIGTAAVQNIKKDYGENADITGLWNTTMSTLKCCGFYNSSDFVGSPFYTDHNQQYPPQCCPGADKPCNQMAADSVTTITGCFPKIKKLIDDNTVVIVGVALGIAALEICAMAVSMILFCRIKSRSD; via the exons ATGGGATGTTTTGGATTCCTCAAAGtcatgatgtttgttttcaatgGCATCATCTTT TTGGCGGGCGCTGCCATCCTGGGTGTTGGGATCTGGGTGAAGGTGGACAGCGGCTCCATCCTCAGCCTCCTTGGGAAAATTGAAAATGCACCAGCAGAGCTCAGTCAGGTGCTCAATGTGGGCTACCTGCTGATTGCATTAGGAGCGCTGCTGCTCGTCATCGGCTTTCTAGGCTGCTGTGGAGCCGTCAGAGAAAGCAAGTGCATGCTGCTCATG TTTTTCATCATCGTCCTGCTGGTCTTCATAGCAGAGGTTGCAGGAGCAGTGGTGATCTTGGTATTCAGACCTTTG GCAGATGAGTTGTTTACCAAGATTGGTACAGCAGCAGTCCAGAACATCAAGAAGGACTATGGGGAAAATGCAGACATCACAGGACTGTGGAACACTACAATGAGCACA TTAAAATGTTGTGGATTCTACAACTCCTCAGACTTCGTGGGCTCTCCATTTTATACGGACCACAACCAACAATACCCGCCACAGTGCTGTCCAGGCGCTGATAAACCGTGTAATCAAATGGCGGCTGACAGCGTCACG ACAATCACTGGTTGCTTCCCAAAGATCAAGAAGCTGATTGATGACAACACAGTGGTTATTGTGGGAGTGGCCCTGGGAATTGCAGCACTGGAG ATATGTGCCATGGCTGTCTCCATGATCCTTTTCTGCAGAATAAAATCCAGGAGCGACTGA
- the znf653 gene encoding zinc finger protein 653 codes for MAKMAHSLAELGLPLDGDQAGDQEKGVLRRCRGRPRLTDSDRAQRRLESRKKYDVRRVYLGESHKLWSELRRRTSLSDAGLAEYLILLNSTYGEKYQQKYCGKKIAPEVSVKQKKGRKERVSSLQSLVCWYQEHSCSCPHEPQLRALEPQPNFSTAAIWQCDYNHSFVQYLSSPPREASDSEHEAEVNGEGDGENAAKTDVTVAKGIVSRKRRKEAHKQFKDVEDNVEVSEVQNTTMSPVEQAATLNHQPSVEASSKDVPLTGQTVWEMEMVVERQQGSPAAAFHSIPSEEEAEEAEDLRRGGDKEFRTVPHGYDCVTVTASLADKLEKTDEDSVLSQSLSGSVPLRAQPELSVPPPIPGQSELFDSQALQTVVTSCEIPDQRTALEGSQLIIITGPSYEALASEGIQLNMGGGSVEEVTCTVIGGVTYNQVCASDSKLRTEEDEDSMTGLSDKQLLPPTVDTLELGSDRELQRSLSSVRSKRNRRGPVIEADGMLKMFHCPYEGCSQVYVAISSFQNHVNLVHRKGRTKVCPHPGCGKKFYLSNHLHRHMIIHSGVRDFICETCGKSFKRKNHLEVHRRTHTGETPLQCEICGYQCRQRASLNWHMKKHTPEAHYNFTCEFCEKRFEKLDSVKFHKLKSHPDKQAT; via the exons ATGGCCAAGATGGCGCACAGCCTAGCAGAACTGGGGCTTCCTCTGGACGGTGACCAGGCTGGGGACCAGGAGAAAGGCGTTTTGAGGCGTTGCAGAGGACGACCCAGGCTCACAGACTCCGACCGAGCTCAGAGGCGCCTTGAATCCCGGAAGAAGTACGATGTGAGGAGGGTATATCTGGGAGAGTCGCACAAGCTGTGGAGTGAGCTCCGCAGGCGGACCAGTCTGAGTGATGCTGGACTGGCAGAGTATCTGATACTGCTCAACTCCACCTATGGAGAAAAATACCAGCAGAAATACTGCGG gAAGAAGATTGCTCCAGAGGTctcagtaaaacagaaaaaag GCAGGAAGGAGCGTGTCTCCAGCCTCCAGAGCCTGGTGTGTTGGTACCAGGAGCACTCCTGCTCTTGTCCTCATGAGCCCCAGCTCAGAGCCCTGGAGCCCCAACCCAACTTCTCCACAGCTGCCATCTGGCAGTGTGACTATAACCACTCATTTGTGCAATACCTTTCCTCACCACCGAGGGAGGCAAGTGACTCTGAACATGAAGCTGAAGTGAACGGAGAAGGTGATGGAGAGAATGCAGCAAAAACAGATGTGACGGTGGCTAAAGGCATagtgagcaggaagaggagaaaggaggctCACAAGCAGTTCAAAG ATGTGGAAGACAATGTGGAAGTTTCTGAGGTACAGAATACCACCATGAGCCCAGTGGAACAGGCTGCAACTCTGAACCACCAGCCCAGTGTAGAGGCCTCTTCCAAGGATGTTCCACTGACAGGACAGACTGTCTGGGAGATGGAGATGGTTGTGGAGCGACAGCAAGGCTCCCctgctgcagcatttcactCCATCccctcagaggaggaggctgaggaggctgaggatcTGAGGCGAGGGGGAGACAAAGAGTTCAGGACTGTACCGCACGGTTAcgactgtgtgactgtgacagCGTCCCTAGCTGATAAGCTGGAGAAGACGGACGAGGACTCTGTGCTATCACAGAGCTTGAGTGGCTCAGTCCCACTGAGAGCTCAGCCGGAGCTGTCGGTCCCGCCGCCCATTCCAGGGCAGAGTGAGCTGTTTGACTCTCAGGCTCTGCAGACTGTGGTGACCAGCTGTGAGATTCCTGACCAGAGGACCGCGCTAGAAGGCTCACAG TTAATTATCATCACTGGCCCCAGCTACGAGGCCCTGGCATCAGAGGGCATCCAGCTCAACATGGGCGGCGGAAGCGTGGAGGAAGTCACCTGCACTGTCATCGGGGGTGTCACCTACAACCAGGTCTGTGCATCTGATTCCAAACTCCGaacagaggaggatgaagactCCATGACAG gtttgagtgacaaacagctgctgccgCCCACTGTTGACACTCTGGAGCTGGGAAGTGACCGAGAGCTGCAGCGGAGTCTGAGCAG TGTCAGGTCAAAGAGAAACCGGCGAGGCCCGGTCATTGAGGCAGATGGGATGCTCAAGATGTTCCACTGTCCATATGAGGGCTGCAGTCAAGTCTATGTAGCCATTAGCAGCTTTCAG AATCACGTAAACCTTGTTCACAGGAAAGGGAGGACCAAGGTTTGCCCGCATCCAGGCTGTGGGAAGAAGTTCTACCTGTCAAACCACCTGCATCGGCACATGATCATCCATTCAG GGGTCAGAGATTTCATCTGTGAGACGTGTGGAAAATCCTTTAAGCGTAAGAATCACCTGGAGGTTCACCGGCGGACACACACAGGGGAGACACCACTCCA ATGTGAAATCTGTGGCTACCAGTGTCGCCAGCGCGCATCCCTGAACTGGCACATGAAGAAACACACTCCAGAGGCTCACTACAACTTCACCTGCGAGTTCTGTGAGAAGAGGTTCGAGAAGCTGGACAGTGTTAAATTCCATAAGCTAAAGAGCCACCCAGACAAGCAGGCCACCTGA
- the swsap1 gene encoding ATPase SWSAP1 has protein sequence MTDILTLVFKTFMSQTDLRKDLKVTPPSPSTCSALVVGDQSISRSVLLLAAVTAASEMGMKVLFFTQTQIQSLPASLQKCVPSLSPECLKKIKFSYPRTVEELLQQVASLHESTNTSPTPPSLIIVDRLEGFLCGPGGGSHGGVHPGEQSCAAHLSALLCDSAAFLTHLLKQRSSSLAPCRLIVSFQSEEDTGQTSHEASATDPILDVLDRYFQVRCTLDRDRSYEAAAAGLQEAWHIYLSGTGITEASSAKDLKDGSGGPQEWQLFIFPDGLMEFRLV, from the exons ATGACAGACATTTTAACGCTTGTGTTTAAGACTTTTATGTCACAGACGGACTTAAGGAAAGACCTTAAAGTCACTCCGCCGTCACCGTCAACATGCAGCGCTCTGGTGGTCGGAGACCAAAGCATCAGccgctctgtgctgctgctggcggCCGTGACCGCTGCCTCAGAGATGGGGATGAAAGTTTTGTTCTTCACGCAGACACAAATACAGAGCCTTCCGGCTTCTCTGCAGAAATGTGTCCCCAGCCTGAGCCCAGAGTGTCTAAAG aaaatcaaGTTTTCCTATCCCAGGAcagtggaggagctgctgcagcaggtggcCAGCCTTCATGAGTCCACCAACACGTCTCCCACCCCTCCCTCGTTGATCATCGTCGACAGGCTGGAGGGCTTCCTGTGTGGACCTGGAGGTGGCAGCCACGGTGGAGTTCACCCAGGAGAGCAGTCCTGTGCTGCACACCTGTCTGCGCTGCTGTGCGACAGTGCTGCCTTTCTCACACATCTCCTGAAACAGCGCTCCTCGAGCTTAGCCCCCTGCCGTCTCATCGTGTCTTTCCAGTCAGAAGAGGACACTGGGCAGACCAGCCACGAGGCCTCCGCCACAGATCCCATCCTTGATGTTCTTGATCGCTATTTCCAGGTGCGCTGTACACTGGACCGAGACAGGAGCTACGAGGCTGCAGCGGCTGGACTACAGGAGGCGTGGCACATTTACCTTTCTGGGACGGGCATCACAGAGGCGTCTAGTGCCAAAGACCTTAAGGATGGGTCAGGTGGACCCCAAGAATggcagcttttcattttccctGATGGTTTAATGGAGTTTAGGTtggtttaa